A portion of the Paenibacillus sp. PvR098 genome contains these proteins:
- a CDS encoding XRE family transcriptional regulator, which produces MNVKQEPQFNPKRLREARLVRGMTISGLAEKIGVSKQAISQFELGEHSPKQETVLALINTLKFPKSFFYREFTEQYVGNTFFRANATATKKSKEVQFQKTLLAGYIYEYLSEYIEFPDLNLPDSSFCLDSEWENNSIEQLAEQVRKYWDLGDKPITNIVHLLERYGVIVFSVDTDSEKVDAFCQHRKGRPFIFLGNDKQSAFRRQFDGAHELGHILMHKEIDNQDVLNRDEFKNMENQANRFASALLMPAEAFAKTVTSTSLLHFVDLKKYWNVSIAAMLFRCLDLKIIDESKYTSLVKQMSMKKMRTKEPLDDVVPLQEPVVLRKSILMLLENKIKNELQLIQEVSVPQEYIEMLCNLDEGTLNYKEPEPTIRLLKNNF; this is translated from the coding sequence ATGAATGTAAAACAAGAGCCGCAGTTTAACCCGAAAAGGCTAAGGGAGGCACGTTTAGTACGGGGCATGACAATTAGTGGTCTTGCAGAAAAGATTGGAGTATCAAAACAAGCAATATCCCAATTTGAGCTGGGAGAGCATTCCCCAAAACAAGAGACAGTGTTGGCGTTAATCAATACACTCAAATTCCCTAAAAGTTTTTTTTATCGAGAGTTCACTGAACAATATGTTGGTAACACATTTTTTCGTGCCAATGCTACAGCTACAAAGAAGAGCAAGGAAGTCCAATTTCAAAAGACATTATTAGCGGGGTATATCTATGAGTATTTATCCGAGTATATCGAATTCCCTGATCTAAACTTGCCAGACAGTTCCTTTTGCCTCGACTCAGAGTGGGAGAATAATTCAATTGAGCAATTAGCCGAACAAGTTCGGAAGTATTGGGACTTGGGTGATAAACCAATCACGAATATTGTTCACTTATTGGAGAGATATGGGGTCATTGTGTTTTCAGTAGATACTGATAGCGAAAAGGTCGATGCTTTTTGTCAGCACCGAAAAGGCAGACCTTTTATTTTTCTTGGCAATGATAAGCAGTCCGCATTCAGACGGCAATTCGATGGTGCTCATGAATTAGGACACATATTGATGCATAAGGAAATTGATAATCAGGATGTACTTAACCGTGATGAATTTAAAAATATGGAGAACCAAGCGAATCGTTTTGCGTCAGCCTTGTTAATGCCAGCAGAAGCTTTTGCTAAGACAGTAACTTCTACTTCGTTGCTCCATTTTGTAGATCTGAAAAAGTACTGGAATGTGTCAATTGCCGCTATGTTGTTCAGGTGCTTAGATTTGAAAATCATTGACGAGAGTAAGTACACCTCTTTAGTCAAACAAATGTCTATGAAGAAGATGAGAACTAAAGAGCCTCTCGATGATGTCGTTCCATTACAAGAACCTGTCGTTCTAAGGAAAAGCATCTTAATGTTACTGGAGAATAAGATCAAAAATGAATTACAATTGATCCAAGAAGTATCCGTTCCGCAAGAGTACATTGAGATGCTATGTAATCTTGATGAAGGAACTCTAAATTACAAAGAACCTGAGCCTACTATTAGGTTGTTAAAAAATAATTTTTAA
- a CDS encoding PD-(D/E)XK nuclease family protein, whose translation MNGNFVSIIGYQFERVHTGVISWILETKNVLVTMDRKYEVLRRIYRMCNQTINFKETDIQNITCSPEYSFGRKRKIDLVVRVDLNNQSTKYLVIEMKVDSIPYSEQLNGTRNDFLQDKNCNPDDASFLLFLFGSAQVCVQPVLHSFIVFRLPEIREVFSGLYIDHHVYDDWIEALTDEDFRRMDIMKELEITPKIFDEKYWKGRGYHLWFPLFYYIYFELKRYSKYSVQWDIYSGSNNPVMNWRDGWLKKKILGYNVEFYWEFNYEDFILKVLLDENNKMPQDDLNWLRDEIATFCNYETMKCGKSTQNRYGKFNSLYKWKFDFKTQDFAQIMKEVDEILDKVHPKVISL comes from the coding sequence GTGAATGGTAACTTTGTAAGTATCATAGGCTATCAGTTTGAAAGGGTACATACAGGTGTAATCTCTTGGATTCTTGAAACAAAAAATGTTTTGGTTACAATGGACCGTAAATATGAAGTCCTTCGTAGAATCTATCGTATGTGCAATCAAACCATCAATTTCAAGGAAACGGATATACAGAATATTACCTGCTCACCTGAATACTCTTTTGGTCGCAAGCGGAAGATCGATCTTGTCGTAAGGGTTGATCTAAACAATCAGAGTACAAAATATTTAGTTATTGAAATGAAGGTAGATTCAATCCCCTACAGTGAACAACTTAACGGAACACGAAACGATTTTCTCCAAGACAAAAACTGCAATCCTGATGATGCCTCATTTTTGTTATTCCTTTTTGGCTCGGCTCAAGTTTGTGTTCAGCCTGTCCTTCACTCTTTTATAGTGTTTCGACTCCCAGAAATTCGTGAAGTTTTTTCGGGTTTATATATCGACCATCATGTTTATGATGATTGGATTGAAGCTTTGACAGATGAGGATTTCAGAAGAATGGACATAATGAAAGAACTGGAGATTACCCCCAAAATTTTTGATGAAAAGTATTGGAAGGGTCGGGGATACCACCTTTGGTTTCCACTGTTTTACTATATATATTTCGAATTAAAACGATATTCAAAATATTCTGTTCAGTGGGATATATATAGCGGCAGTAATAATCCTGTTATGAATTGGAGGGATGGTTGGCTCAAGAAGAAAATCTTGGGTTATAACGTTGAGTTTTATTGGGAGTTCAACTATGAGGATTTCATATTGAAGGTATTATTGGATGAGAACAATAAGATGCCTCAAGACGATCTGAACTGGCTGAGGGATGAAATAGCAACCTTTTGTAACTATGAGACAATGAAGTGTGGAAAAAGTACTCAAAACCGTTATGGGAAGTTTAACTCCCTATACAAATGGAAATTCGATTTCAAGACACAAGATTTTGCTCAAATCATGAAAGAAGTTGATGAGATACTTGATAAGGTACATCCAAAGGTAATTTCTTTATAA
- a CDS encoding TniQ family protein — protein MLLFFPTPYPDELLYSIIGRLKKWSGEPNHRNMLQHIFGDKHITASVDLPTKIGGLVERLPITSQITVEQLIMEHTLFPFYSAFLPPGQADAVYRSMVEGIGNEVYSRLGIMGSSIRRNKRIRFCRECLIQDLKTYGERYWHRMHQIPGLDVCVEHGTILLDSDIQLHGENKYKFIAADASNSPLNGVTEITSLNEIGKYQHLSNNIKMLLSNRYPNRSFDWFEQ, from the coding sequence ATGCTTCTATTTTTCCCGACCCCCTATCCTGACGAGCTACTCTATTCAATTATAGGTAGGCTGAAAAAATGGTCAGGAGAACCGAATCACCGCAACATGTTGCAACATATTTTTGGAGACAAGCATATTACTGCTTCCGTTGATCTCCCCACAAAAATTGGCGGATTAGTTGAGAGACTGCCGATTACGTCCCAAATAACAGTAGAACAATTGATTATGGAACATACCTTGTTCCCATTTTATTCGGCATTCTTGCCTCCTGGTCAAGCAGATGCAGTATATAGATCGATGGTTGAGGGTATTGGAAACGAAGTTTATTCTCGGCTTGGTATTATGGGCAGTTCAATACGTCGGAATAAGAGGATCCGATTTTGCAGAGAGTGCCTAATTCAAGACCTCAAGACCTATGGCGAAAGATACTGGCACAGAATGCATCAAATCCCTGGTTTAGATGTATGTGTCGAACATGGAACTATTCTTTTAGATAGTGATATTCAATTGCACGGAGAAAACAAATATAAGTTTATAGCGGCGGATGCAAGTAATAGTCCGCTTAATGGTGTTACCGAGATAACATCTTTGAACGAAATCGGGAAATACCAACATCTTAGCAACAATATAAAGATGCTCCTTAGTAATCGGTATCCGAATCGATCGTTTGATTGGTTTGAACAGTAG